In Vigna angularis cultivar LongXiaoDou No.4 chromosome 8, ASM1680809v1, whole genome shotgun sequence, one DNA window encodes the following:
- the LOC108345509 gene encoding heavy metal-associated isoprenylated plant protein 45 — protein MDCEGCEERIRRAISKLNGVDSLDIDMDQQKVTVRGYVEKGKVLRIVRRTGRRAEYWPFPYDSEYYPYASQYLDESTFSSTYNYYRHGYNESVYGYFPDQAYSTVQDETVFLFSDDNVHAPCAIM, from the exons ATGGATTGCGAAGGATGCGAAGAAAGAATTAGAAGGGCAATCTCCAAATTGAATG GAGTTGATAGCTTGGACATAGACATGGATCAGCAGAAGGTGACAGTAAGAGGGTATGTGGAGAAAGGGAAGGTGTTAAGGATTGTGAGAAGAACAGGAAGAAGAGCAGAATATTGGCCATTTCCTTATGACAGTGAATACTACCCTTATGCCTCTCAATACTTGGATGAGTCAACTTTTTCTTCTACCTATAACTACTACAGACATGGTTACAATGAGAGTGTTTATGGCTACTTTCCTGATCAAGCATATTCTACTGTTCAGGATGAAACAGTCTTTCTCTTCAGTGATGACAATGTTCATGCACCCTGTGCCATCATGTGA